In a genomic window of Shouchella clausii:
- a CDS encoding YesL family protein — protein sequence MEDRKEFGQGILFTVTNYIYWFLLTNVYFILTNSVFLFFFMTLQPSFSNILLYFLALIPSGPAIAAMCYSMEKLVRTQELSPTRDFFEGYKKNLKDTFSIWLPMLVICFILLVDFQYLRQSSSQISQVGSVILVVLLIIWTMVMLNVLVINARYKFRMRDVVRLSVYYGFTKVKQTTGNLLILFIVGVITAGTTNFFILFTGSLIVFLIVLNMRSVFADIEDHFLATPSKGKQSRA from the coding sequence ATGGAAGATAGAAAAGAATTTGGTCAAGGAATCTTATTTACGGTGACAAACTATATTTATTGGTTTCTTTTGACAAATGTCTACTTTATCTTAACGAATAGCGTGTTTCTATTCTTCTTCATGACATTACAACCTTCTTTCTCCAACATCCTTTTATACTTTTTGGCATTGATACCATCAGGGCCGGCGATTGCAGCGATGTGCTATTCAATGGAGAAGCTTGTGAGAACGCAGGAGTTGTCACCTACACGGGATTTTTTTGAAGGCTATAAAAAAAATCTAAAAGATACGTTTTCCATCTGGTTGCCTATGCTTGTCATCTGCTTCATTTTATTAGTCGACTTCCAATATCTTCGTCAATCATCATCACAAATTAGTCAAGTTGGGTCGGTCATCCTAGTTGTTCTGTTGATAATATGGACAATGGTAATGTTAAACGTTCTAGTAATAAATGCGCGCTACAAATTCAGAATGCGGGATGTGGTGAGATTGTCGGTTTATTATGGTTTTACGAAAGTGAAACAAACGACAGGAAATTTGTTGATCTTATTTATAGTTGGGGTCATCACGGCTGGCACAACGAATTTTTTTATCCTGTTTACAGGAAGTTTAATTGTTTTCTTGATCGTGCTAAATATGAGATCCGTTTTTGCCGATATTGAAGACCACTTTTTGGCGACGCCCTCAAAAGGGAAACAATCAAGAGCTTAA
- a CDS encoding ABC transporter substrate-binding protein, translating to MRECLKKKWTAFCLTALVSLVIAGCSSTDSDGEEEMNSKGAMESYNVGDTFKAEEALEFSMMYSDHPNYPYKEDWLLWEKIEELTNVTLNPTIIPMSDYTQKRNLLISSGESPLIIPKTYPGEEASFVPSGVILPVSDYMDKMPHFKDKIEKWEMEDELETLRQSDGKFYLLPGLHENVWPEYTLIVRTDIFEENNIPLPTTWDELYEAMKTLKDIYPDVTPFSDRYEFNSTLNIAATGFGTKAGWGFGNGLTYDDAKDQFVYSATTDEYKELLTYFNKLVEEGLLDKESFTQGDEQATQKFVSGNSFIINGNAQDVVTYRTSMDKLLGEGSYSIAKITVPGGPAGHLMGGSRFENGVMISSKAKESENFEALLQFIDWLYYSDEGQEFTKWGIEGTTYTKTDGVRNLADDVNYNGLNPDGTTDLRVDYGFSGGVFAYGGTTELLHSMFTEEEIKFQEDMANTKTAIPLEPLIPYTAEDREQATLLSTPLKDYTDQNTLKFILGERDLNEFDTFVTELEGQGLQRYVDLANQTYQNYKQSRN from the coding sequence ATGAGAGAGTGTCTAAAAAAGAAATGGACTGCTTTTTGTCTAACGGCTTTAGTTTCACTAGTGATTGCTGGCTGTTCCAGCACCGATTCTGACGGCGAAGAAGAAATGAATTCCAAAGGCGCGATGGAATCGTATAATGTCGGCGACACATTTAAAGCCGAAGAAGCGCTTGAGTTTTCGATGATGTACAGCGACCACCCAAATTACCCTTATAAAGAGGATTGGTTGTTGTGGGAGAAGATCGAAGAACTCACGAATGTGACGCTAAATCCGACGATTATTCCAATGAGCGATTACACACAAAAACGAAACTTGTTAATTAGTTCTGGGGAATCGCCACTCATTATCCCAAAAACGTACCCGGGGGAGGAGGCTTCATTTGTCCCTTCTGGCGTGATTTTGCCTGTTAGTGATTATATGGATAAAATGCCCCATTTTAAAGATAAAATTGAGAAATGGGAAATGGAAGATGAATTAGAAACGTTGCGGCAAAGTGACGGAAAATTTTATCTTCTTCCAGGCTTACATGAGAACGTATGGCCAGAGTATACATTGATTGTACGAACCGATATTTTTGAGGAAAATAATATCCCGCTGCCAACAACTTGGGATGAATTATACGAGGCAATGAAGACGTTAAAAGACATTTATCCCGATGTCACTCCATTTTCTGACCGTTATGAATTTAATAGCACGCTTAATATTGCCGCAACAGGTTTTGGCACGAAGGCAGGCTGGGGTTTTGGCAATGGCTTAACATACGATGATGCAAAAGATCAATTTGTTTATAGCGCAACGACAGACGAATACAAAGAACTGTTGACATATTTCAATAAATTGGTGGAAGAAGGCCTTTTAGATAAGGAAAGCTTTACACAGGGAGATGAACAAGCTACCCAAAAATTTGTTTCTGGAAATTCATTTATTATTAATGGAAATGCCCAAGATGTTGTGACATATAGAACAAGCATGGACAAATTACTAGGTGAAGGCAGTTATTCGATTGCAAAAATAACAGTGCCAGGCGGCCCTGCCGGCCACTTAATGGGAGGAAGTCGTTTCGAAAATGGCGTGATGATTTCATCTAAAGCAAAAGAAAGCGAAAACTTTGAAGCATTGCTGCAATTTATTGATTGGCTTTATTACAGTGATGAGGGGCAAGAATTCACAAAATGGGGTATTGAAGGCACGACCTATACGAAAACAGATGGCGTGCGAAATTTAGCAGACGATGTGAATTACAATGGATTAAACCCTGACGGAACAACGGATTTGCGTGTGGATTATGGTTTCTCTGGCGGCGTTTTTGCTTATGGAGGGACAACGGAGCTGCTCCATTCGATGTTTACTGAGGAAGAGATCAAATTTCAAGAGGATATGGCAAACACAAAAACAGCCATTCCTTTAGAACCACTCATTCCCTATACAGCAGAGGATAGAGAACAGGCGACGTTATTGAGCACGCCACTAAAGGACTATACAGACCAAAATACATTAAAGTTTATTTTAGGGGAACGTGATTTAAATGAGTTTGACACGTTTGTAACAGAGTTGGAAGGACAAGGATTGCAAAGGTATGTCGACCTCGCCAACCAAACATACCAAAACTATAAGCAGTCCCGTAACTGA
- a CDS encoding carbohydrate ABC transporter permease: MQESIQYKIFKVFNVFILLVIVFCTLYPFLNVVAQSFSSEAYISAGEVNLIPKGFNIETYKTVIEDRMFWINYKNTVVYTVVGTGISMFFTTIFAYALSKRRLVGRRFLTLFAVFTMFFNGGLIPNYLLINNLGFHNTIWAIVIPGAISIYNMLIMKSFFENMPDELEEAAAMDGMNTYGILLKIVLPLSKAVMATMVLFYAVGHWNSWFPAFLYLDQKDLFPVTIYLRNMIAGATGGAATGATSADNLIQISANIKSVTMVLTILPILTVYPFVQKYFVSGVMLGSVK; this comes from the coding sequence ATGCAGGAATCCATCCAGTACAAGATTTTTAAAGTATTCAATGTGTTTATTTTGCTAGTCATTGTCTTTTGTACGCTTTATCCTTTTTTAAATGTGGTTGCACAATCTTTTAGTAGTGAAGCTTATATTAGCGCTGGAGAGGTTAATTTAATTCCAAAAGGCTTTAATATTGAAACGTATAAGACAGTAATTGAAGATAGAATGTTTTGGATTAACTATAAAAATACTGTTGTTTATACAGTGGTTGGAACAGGCATTTCCATGTTTTTTACGACGATCTTTGCCTATGCACTGTCAAAAAGACGGTTGGTTGGCCGCAGGTTTTTAACATTATTTGCCGTTTTCACGATGTTTTTTAATGGAGGTTTAATCCCGAACTATCTCCTAATCAATAACTTAGGGTTCCATAATACCATTTGGGCGATTGTGATCCCTGGAGCGATTAGTATTTATAACATGCTTATTATGAAATCGTTTTTTGAAAATATGCCTGATGAGCTAGAAGAAGCAGCCGCAATGGATGGAATGAATACGTATGGAATTCTTCTCAAAATCGTTTTGCCACTTAGTAAAGCAGTGATGGCAACAATGGTTCTCTTTTATGCAGTTGGACACTGGAATTCTTGGTTTCCTGCCTTTTTGTATCTTGACCAAAAGGACTTGTTCCCCGTTACGATCTACTTGCGAAATATGATTGCTGGGGCTACTGGCGGTGCGGCAACGGGCGCAACATCAGCAGATAACTTAATACAAATTTCCGCCAATATCAAATCGGTTACGATGGTTCTGACGATATTACCGATTTTAACTGTCTACCCGTTTGTTCAGAAATACTTTGTCTCAGGCGTCATGTTAGGGTCTGTTAAGTAA
- a CDS encoding ABC transporter permease produces the protein MAGIDKARNAHVFTEVKMRKLTRLRTVIRKDWQLYSLLLLPLIYLVIFKYGPMIGNVIAFRRFVPGGHLFGEEWVGFHYFKMFINDPTFWKVFTNTLMLGGLTLLICFPMPIIFALLLNEIKAKKFKKFVQTASYLPHFLSIVIVAGMILQLTALNGSINVIVEFFTGEKINFIQQAEWFRTIYITSDIWQGMGWGAILYLAALTTIDDSLYEAAKIDGANRWKQTLHITIPGILPTIITLLILNIGSFLAVGFEKILLIYNPLTYETSDVISTYLYRVGLESSNFSYATAIGLFESIIGLVLILTANGISRKLTERSLW, from the coding sequence ATGGCAGGGATTGACAAAGCTAGAAATGCGCATGTTTTTACAGAGGTAAAAATGCGTAAGCTGACACGACTAAGAACGGTTATTCGAAAAGATTGGCAACTATATTCCTTACTGCTATTACCCCTTATTTACTTAGTGATTTTTAAATATGGTCCGATGATTGGCAATGTCATTGCATTTAGGCGCTTTGTCCCTGGGGGCCATTTGTTTGGGGAAGAATGGGTAGGTTTTCACTATTTTAAAATGTTTATTAATGACCCTACCTTTTGGAAGGTCTTTACGAATACGCTCATGCTTGGCGGGCTTACATTGTTGATTTGCTTTCCAATGCCGATTATTTTTGCGTTGTTGTTAAATGAAATTAAGGCTAAAAAATTCAAAAAATTTGTTCAAACGGCTTCTTATTTGCCTCATTTCTTATCGATCGTTATTGTAGCAGGGATGATCTTGCAATTAACAGCTCTTAACGGTTCGATTAATGTGATCGTTGAATTCTTTACTGGAGAAAAAATTAATTTTATTCAACAGGCTGAATGGTTTCGGACCATTTATATTACTTCTGACATCTGGCAAGGGATGGGTTGGGGAGCAATTTTATACTTGGCTGCATTAACAACGATTGATGACTCTCTCTATGAGGCGGCAAAAATCGACGGAGCCAATCGTTGGAAGCAAACGTTGCACATCACCATTCCAGGAATTCTTCCAACGATTATTACATTGTTAATTCTAAATATTGGTAGTTTTTTGGCTGTCGGTTTTGAGAAAATTTTACTTATATACAACCCATTAACCTATGAAACGTCAGATGTCATTTCAACTTACTTGTATAGGGTAGGCCTGGAATCTAGCAACTTTAGTTATGCGACGGCGATTGGCTTATTTGAATCCATCATAGGCTTAGTACTGATTTTAACAGCAAACGGTATTTCTAGAAAGTTAACGGAAAGAAGCTTGTGGTAG
- a CDS encoding alpha-glucuronidase gives MPIQEKTKARDTCWLPEEGQGHRAEKVHISVVGNGLRLDTIKKLAQTYLPRVFAHVDIVDAEFANVIVGTFADLGRSERVGHQEGYRIFADGSQLIIAGDTECGVLYGFYEFLKKSQQGCPLLAMEAEDQPAMEVRMINHWDNLDGSVERGYAGKSLFFDNNAWAASDEEIVQYAEMLSSIGVNALTINNVNVHAKETELITEKWFPQLAKVANLFDAYHITLFLSANFASPMTLGHLQTADPLDRRVVHWWKTQVEEIYKYIPTFGGFVIKADSEHRPGPFTYGRTHAQGANMLADALKPYGGVVFWRCFVYDCLQDWRDRSTDRAKAAYEHFAPLDGTFADNVILQIKNGPMDFQVREPVSPLFGALTQTNYVMELQITQEYTGQQIDVCYLPMQWQEILAFDTHANGEGTNIAALLSSHQQHGKGKGVTAVTNIGNNQNWTGHAFAQANLYGYGLLAWNPEQCPRKVAEEWAKRTYAHLSAEVRQTICSILKRSWRVYEAYTAPLGVGWMVNTGHHYGPNVNGYEYSPWGTYHFSDRNGLGVDRTKIGSNYVSQYKQPVAELYGNVATCPDELLLFFHHVPYTHMLKSGKTVIQHIYDAHFEGVEEVEAFLEAWEGQKEAVPDSLYKHVKERLEAQLANAREWRDQVNTYYYRMSGINDEHGRKIYW, from the coding sequence ATGCCTATTCAAGAGAAAACTAAAGCAAGAGATACTTGCTGGCTTCCTGAAGAAGGGCAAGGGCACCGAGCCGAAAAAGTCCACATTTCCGTAGTAGGAAATGGTTTAAGATTGGACACGATCAAAAAGCTGGCGCAGACGTATTTGCCACGGGTATTTGCCCATGTGGACATAGTAGATGCCGAGTTTGCAAATGTAATCGTAGGAACGTTTGCCGATTTGGGCCGCAGCGAACGGGTGGGCCATCAAGAAGGGTACCGTATATTCGCTGACGGCAGTCAACTAATCATTGCAGGCGATACAGAATGTGGCGTCCTCTATGGCTTTTACGAGTTTCTAAAGAAAAGCCAACAAGGGTGTCCGTTGCTAGCGATGGAAGCGGAAGACCAGCCTGCGATGGAAGTGCGGATGATCAACCATTGGGATAACTTGGATGGTTCCGTGGAAAGAGGATATGCAGGGAAATCGCTTTTTTTTGACAACAACGCCTGGGCAGCGTCAGACGAAGAAATCGTCCAATATGCGGAAATGCTTTCTTCCATAGGCGTCAATGCTTTGACTATTAACAATGTAAACGTCCATGCAAAAGAAACAGAACTCATTACAGAAAAGTGGTTTCCACAATTGGCAAAAGTAGCAAACTTATTTGATGCTTACCACATTACGCTTTTTTTAAGCGCAAACTTTGCCAGTCCGATGACACTGGGGCATTTGCAAACTGCGGATCCCCTTGATAGGCGTGTTGTTCACTGGTGGAAAACGCAAGTCGAGGAAATATACAAGTACATTCCTACATTTGGCGGCTTTGTGATAAAAGCCGATTCCGAACATCGGCCTGGACCATTTACATATGGCAGGACGCATGCACAAGGCGCTAATATGCTTGCTGATGCGTTAAAACCATATGGTGGCGTTGTGTTTTGGCGTTGCTTTGTCTATGATTGCTTGCAAGATTGGCGTGATCGTTCGACCGATAGGGCTAAGGCGGCCTATGAGCATTTTGCTCCTTTGGATGGGACATTTGCAGACAATGTCATTTTGCAAATTAAAAACGGCCCAATGGATTTTCAAGTGCGGGAACCTGTCTCGCCCCTATTTGGAGCATTAACACAAACGAACTACGTCATGGAACTACAAATTACCCAGGAATACACCGGGCAGCAAATCGATGTTTGTTACTTGCCGATGCAATGGCAAGAAATATTGGCATTCGACACACATGCAAATGGAGAGGGCACCAATATAGCCGCTCTTCTTTCTAGCCACCAACAGCACGGAAAGGGGAAAGGCGTAACAGCTGTTACAAACATAGGAAACAATCAAAACTGGACGGGGCATGCATTTGCTCAAGCCAATTTATACGGTTATGGCCTACTCGCCTGGAATCCTGAGCAGTGCCCAAGAAAGGTTGCTGAAGAATGGGCAAAGCGGACGTATGCGCACTTGTCAGCTGAGGTGCGGCAAACGATTTGTTCGATTTTAAAGCGGTCATGGCGAGTTTATGAAGCTTATACAGCCCCTCTTGGTGTCGGTTGGATGGTCAACACAGGCCATCATTATGGGCCAAATGTAAATGGGTATGAATACTCGCCATGGGGAACGTACCATTTCTCTGACCGAAATGGCTTAGGGGTTGACCGTACCAAAATCGGAAGCAATTACGTTAGCCAATACAAACAACCTGTGGCTGAGTTGTATGGAAATGTAGCGACTTGCCCAGACGAATTGTTATTGTTTTTTCACCATGTTCCTTATACCCATATGCTAAAAAGTGGAAAGACCGTAATCCAACATATTTATGACGCCCATTTTGAAGGTGTAGAGGAGGTTGAAGCGTTTCTAGAAGCATGGGAGGGACAAAAGGAAGCAGTGCCTGACAGTCTTTATAAGCATGTAAAAGAAAGGCTTGAAGCTCAATTAGCGAATGCCCGCGAATGGCGCGACCAAGTAAATACGTATTACTACCGGATGTCGGGAATAAACGACGAACACGGCAGAAAAATTTATTGGTAA
- a CDS encoding glycoside hydrolase family 43 protein, which produces MIRNPVLKGFNPDPSICRVGDDYYMAVSTFEWFPGVQIHHSRDLVNWRLISRPLNRISQLNMIGNPDSGGVWAPCLSYSNGKFWLVYSDVKVVEGNTWKDGHNYLVTCETIDGEWSEPIYLNSSGFDPSLFHDEDGRKYVVNMVWDQRVYNHRFYGICIQEYSVLEKRLVGKPQMIFKGTELGLTEAPHLYQANGYYYLLTAEGGTKYEHAATIARSKEIHGPYEVHPQNPILSSWADPRHPLQKAGHASLVETQHGDWYMAHLLGRPIRRRGKKLLEERGFCPLGRETAIQKIEWKDDWPYVVNGPLPSVEVAGPKLPEVQWPQDYPKCDQFDHPVLNHHYQTLRIPFNQEIGMIDHEAGILRLFGRESLHSKHTQALVARRWQSFHFDAATEVSFYPETFQQAAGLICYYDTENWVSLQVTWHEQKGRILDLVQCDHFHVSQPLQGSEIVVPEQAATVHLKVSVRYDTFSFAYSFDGSHFEDIGVSFDTYKLSDDYIAHGGFFTGAFVGMHCQDTSGVRKHADFHSFSYHELESNSLNQAEGGTSARKSVIHG; this is translated from the coding sequence ATGATACGAAACCCTGTTTTAAAAGGCTTTAATCCAGACCCGAGTATTTGCCGGGTGGGCGATGATTACTATATGGCCGTTTCCACGTTTGAATGGTTTCCCGGTGTACAAATCCACCATTCCCGCGATTTAGTCAACTGGCGCCTCATTAGTCGGCCACTTAATCGCATCAGTCAATTAAACATGATTGGCAATCCCGATTCTGGTGGTGTGTGGGCGCCGTGCTTGAGCTACTCCAATGGGAAATTTTGGCTTGTTTACTCTGATGTAAAAGTAGTGGAAGGCAATACGTGGAAAGACGGCCATAACTATCTTGTGACATGTGAAACGATTGATGGGGAATGGAGCGAGCCTATTTATTTGAACAGCTCTGGCTTTGATCCTTCTTTATTCCATGATGAAGACGGGCGTAAGTATGTGGTGAATATGGTGTGGGACCAACGGGTGTACAATCATCGTTTTTATGGAATTTGCATACAGGAATACAGCGTATTGGAAAAACGATTAGTTGGTAAACCGCAAATGATTTTTAAAGGGACGGAATTAGGGTTAACAGAAGCCCCTCACCTTTACCAGGCAAACGGCTATTATTATTTACTGACAGCAGAAGGTGGAACGAAATATGAGCATGCGGCCACGATTGCCCGTTCGAAAGAGATACATGGCCCTTACGAAGTCCATCCACAAAACCCAATATTGTCGAGCTGGGCAGATCCGCGCCATCCGTTGCAAAAAGCCGGCCATGCCTCTCTTGTAGAAACGCAACATGGCGACTGGTATATGGCTCACTTATTAGGCCGGCCCATTAGGAGGCGAGGGAAGAAGCTCTTAGAAGAGCGAGGCTTTTGCCCACTTGGCCGTGAAACGGCGATCCAAAAAATAGAGTGGAAAGATGACTGGCCTTATGTTGTCAATGGCCCTTTGCCATCAGTAGAAGTGGCCGGGCCAAAATTGCCTGAAGTTCAATGGCCACAAGACTATCCCAAGTGCGATCAATTCGATCACCCTGTTTTGAACCACCACTATCAAACATTGCGAATTCCATTTAATCAAGAAATTGGTATGATCGACCATGAAGCCGGCATTCTGCGCCTGTTTGGGCGGGAATCACTCCACTCCAAACATACACAAGCACTTGTCGCCCGCCGCTGGCAAAGTTTTCACTTTGACGCTGCGACGGAAGTATCTTTTTACCCAGAAACTTTTCAACAGGCAGCCGGGTTAATTTGCTATTACGATACTGAAAATTGGGTTTCGCTTCAAGTAACTTGGCATGAGCAGAAAGGACGGATTTTAGATCTTGTCCAATGCGACCATTTTCATGTCTCCCAGCCATTGCAAGGCAGCGAAATCGTTGTGCCAGAACAGGCAGCCACTGTCCACCTTAAAGTCAGCGTCCGTTACGATACATTCTCGTTTGCTTATTCTTTTGATGGCAGCCATTTTGAGGATATTGGCGTTTCTTTTGACACCTATAAACTTTCTGACGACTACATCGCCCATGGTGGGTTTTTTACAGGAGCGTTTGTCGGCATGCATTGCCAAGACACGTCAGGTGTACGCAAACATGCAGATTTCCACTCGTTTTCTTATCACGAGTTAGAGAGCAACAGTCTCAATCAAGCAGAAGGAGGGACAAGCGCTAGGAAAAGTGTGATTCATGGATGA
- a CDS encoding AraC family transcriptional regulator: MNLIFKGNGQTSEDIIKRYLISESVYPNTKTELELFGVHVRTVKGSWFYPEHQHAIYEINWVIEGQQIFTTNGKRHEQNAGDLVLVRPGEFHTSKGGNTEPFTYLCIHFNIDDKLFLPYLTNIDPLFFKASGSLAKKMAPFLERIAKLLGHDTFGLVEKMNMQAVMFEMLGMLVMGLEELEGKRLSERTVALAYQIAEQIEQNLEGGGQLEKSNIEQIAKKMNISVSYCNQLFKKVYQMSPRKYWSFKQLNKAKALLVQKDMTIEMVADQLGYYDISHFSRQFKRWTGLAPSQFRAKHESLY; encoded by the coding sequence TTGAACCTCATTTTTAAAGGTAACGGGCAGACAAGTGAAGATATAATCAAACGATATTTAATCAGCGAATCGGTTTACCCAAATACGAAAACGGAACTTGAACTGTTTGGCGTCCATGTTCGTACAGTGAAGGGCTCATGGTTCTATCCAGAACATCAGCATGCTATTTATGAAATCAATTGGGTCATAGAAGGGCAGCAAATTTTTACAACGAATGGGAAGCGCCATGAACAAAATGCTGGTGACTTGGTGCTCGTAAGGCCAGGGGAATTTCATACTAGCAAAGGTGGAAATACAGAGCCTTTCACGTACTTATGCATTCATTTTAATATTGATGACAAACTGTTTTTACCTTATTTAACCAATATTGACCCATTGTTTTTTAAAGCCAGTGGCAGCCTCGCCAAAAAAATGGCGCCATTTCTCGAACGGATTGCTAAATTGCTGGGGCACGATACCTTTGGCCTCGTCGAAAAAATGAATATGCAAGCAGTGATGTTTGAAATGCTGGGCATGCTTGTGATGGGGCTCGAAGAGTTAGAAGGCAAGCGTCTTTCTGAACGGACCGTTGCACTCGCCTATCAAATAGCGGAGCAAATTGAACAGAACTTGGAGGGAGGCGGACAGTTAGAAAAAAGCAATATTGAACAAATTGCCAAAAAAATGAACATAAGTGTTTCGTATTGCAATCAATTGTTTAAAAAAGTATACCAAATGTCTCCGCGCAAGTATTGGTCCTTTAAACAATTAAATAAAGCAAAAGCGCTGTTGGTGCAAAAAGATATGACGATTGAAATGGTTGCCGATCAACTTGGCTATTACGATATCTCCCATTTTAGCCGCCAATTCAAACGATGGACTGGCCTAGCACCAAGCCAGTTTCGCGCAAAACATGAGTCACTTTACTGA
- a CDS encoding methionine ABC transporter ATP-binding protein has product MIEFKQVTKTFHSGNQTVTALDNVNLHVARGEIYGVIGFSGAGKSTLIRSANLLERPTSGEVLINGVNLATLKSRELQKAKRNIGMIFQHFNLLQSKTVFDNVATPLKLTRTPKADIRKRVTELLSFVGLSDKADNYPEQLSGGQKQRIGIARALATNPEVLLCDEATSALDPDTTSSILQLLKKINIEYNITILMITHEMSVIREICDKVAVMEKGRIIEEGSVLSIFSNPQHPTTEKFVRSIIPTGLPARVKEALQQKEPNRRIYEVTVTGDSSHSDLLRSLIQTFGIEVDILHATMNDIQGTSFGRIYFDLRAEPEILAEASNYLKSHPLQPKEVTGDARVAA; this is encoded by the coding sequence GTGATTGAATTTAAACAAGTGACAAAAACATTTCATTCAGGCAACCAGACAGTCACTGCCCTCGACAACGTGAATTTACATGTCGCCCGAGGGGAAATTTATGGTGTGATTGGTTTTAGCGGCGCCGGGAAAAGTACGCTCATTCGAAGTGCCAACTTGCTTGAGCGACCGACATCTGGCGAGGTCCTCATTAATGGTGTTAATTTGGCCACATTAAAAAGCCGAGAACTGCAAAAGGCAAAACGAAATATCGGCATGATCTTTCAACATTTTAACTTGCTCCAAAGCAAGACAGTGTTCGACAACGTTGCCACGCCATTAAAATTAACAAGAACGCCAAAAGCGGACATTCGCAAAAGAGTTACCGAACTGCTGTCATTTGTCGGTTTATCTGACAAGGCAGATAACTATCCAGAACAATTGTCTGGAGGGCAAAAACAGCGGATCGGCATCGCCAGAGCGCTTGCGACTAATCCAGAAGTGTTGCTTTGCGATGAAGCCACTTCCGCTCTTGATCCAGATACGACAAGCTCGATTTTACAACTATTAAAGAAAATAAACATTGAATACAACATTACGATTTTAATGATTACACATGAAATGTCGGTCATTCGCGAGATTTGCGATAAAGTCGCCGTTATGGAAAAGGGGCGCATCATCGAGGAAGGATCGGTGTTGTCGATTTTTTCAAATCCACAACATCCGACAACGGAAAAATTCGTCCGCTCCATTATCCCGACTGGCCTGCCTGCCCGTGTCAAAGAAGCGCTGCAGCAGAAAGAGCCGAACCGGCGCATTTATGAAGTGACTGTCACTGGCGATAGCTCCCACTCAGATTTGCTGCGCTCGTTAATCCAGACATTTGGCATTGAAGTTGACATTTTGCATGCGACAATGAACGACATTCAAGGCACATCGTTTGGGCGGATTTACTTCGACTTACGGGCAGAACCAGAAATACTTGCAGAAGCATCCAATTACTTAAAATCGCATCCGCTTCAACCGAAGGAGGTGACAGGCGATGCTCGAGTGGCTGCCTGA
- a CDS encoding methionine ABC transporter permease, with translation MLEWLPEAIRPNITSELLLESLYETVYMVGWSLLFSGVIGILLGVTLVVTRPGHILENSFVFHTLNPIINVLRSVPFIILLVALIPFTRFLMGSAIGTTAAIVPLVFYAGPYIARLIENSLLEVEPGIIEAADAMGASKAQIIFRFILPEALSSLLLSLTTATIGLVGATAMAGAIGAGGIGDVAITYGYQRFDNGTMLITVLLLIVIVQGLQSLGNISSKRVRRR, from the coding sequence ATGCTCGAGTGGCTGCCTGAAGCAATTCGCCCTAATATTACGAGCGAGCTATTGCTCGAATCCTTATATGAAACTGTCTATATGGTCGGCTGGTCCTTGTTGTTTTCTGGGGTGATCGGCATTTTGCTTGGTGTTACCCTTGTTGTTACTCGGCCAGGGCACATACTCGAAAACAGCTTTGTGTTCCATACGCTCAACCCAATCATTAACGTGCTCCGCTCTGTGCCTTTTATCATTTTGTTGGTGGCGCTGATTCCCTTTACCCGTTTTTTGATGGGCTCTGCGATTGGAACGACGGCCGCGATTGTGCCGCTCGTGTTTTACGCCGGCCCTTATATTGCCCGGTTAATTGAAAACTCGCTGCTTGAGGTGGAACCTGGCATTATTGAAGCCGCTGACGCAATGGGCGCATCAAAAGCGCAAATTATTTTTCGCTTCATCTTACCCGAAGCGCTGTCTTCTTTGCTTCTCAGCTTAACAACAGCGACGATCGGTCTTGTTGGCGCGACAGCGATGGCAGGAGCAATTGGCGCAGGCGGAATTGGCGACGTAGCGATCACATATGGCTACCAGCGTTTTGACAATGGCACGATGCTCATCACAGTATTGTTGTTAATTGTCATTGTCCAAGGCTTGCAATCTTTAGGAAACATTTCATCGAAACGCGTCCGTAGACGATAA